In a genomic window of Hyalangium gracile:
- a CDS encoding MltF family protein, which yields MSSSGFNLSRSRWLLVAVLALSMACERSQPPAPPPPPPVVAKASTPAPEPEDPIFPEAPPPPPPAPPAPPPEPPKATGDLAAIRGGGTLRVLVEGTDEDFLPRQGMPKAQDRALLERFAEKQGLAVEFIQAPAFDQLIPMLREGRGDLIAADLTVTPARAKEIAFTRPLRVVSEFVVGKRGAAELPRKPEQLAGRTVHVRESNSFVDSLRELAQGKASGLVIAPVPESTETEEIVYQVSRGELPLTVADSHLLTAIEAYNPDVERLFPIAEGRQIAWAVRQENPGLKLALDSFITEHVLTEYASERFTGDLAAIRKRGVLRVLTRNNPITYFLHRGEQYGFDFELARAAAEEMGVRLEIVVPPSRDLLIPWLNEGRGDVIAASLTVTPERSAEVAFSRPYLFVEEVLVQRASGPKLASLAELKGQKIHVRASSSYHSTLLALQKTHGPFEIVQEPEDLETEALLDRVAEGEIPFTVADSHLLTAEQSYRDGLEAAFPLPVEGAPASKEGSRGIAFAVRKDATKLRGFLDGFVKKMYRGTLYNMWRKRYFENSRRVTEAKVERVEVSGTLSPYDSIFQSYSSRYGMDWRLMAAQAYQESRFNPKLKSWVGAIGLFQVMPATGRQLGFRKLEDPDEGTHAGVMYMQQLVNRFEPGIPFKHRLRFALASYNAGYGHVQDARRIAREKGWNPDKWFGHVEKAMLLLERPQYYRRARYGYCRGSEPVKYVSEIQNRYVSYVDLIPH from the coding sequence GTGTCTTCGTCCGGCTTCAATCTGTCCCGCTCGCGGTGGCTGCTCGTCGCGGTGCTGGCGCTGTCCATGGCCTGTGAGCGCAGCCAGCCTCCCGCGCCGCCGCCTCCTCCTCCCGTGGTCGCGAAGGCCAGCACCCCGGCTCCGGAGCCCGAGGATCCCATCTTCCCAGAGGCCCCGCCGCCTCCTCCGCCCGCTCCGCCCGCCCCGCCGCCCGAGCCCCCGAAGGCCACGGGCGATCTGGCCGCCATCCGTGGCGGTGGAACGCTCCGCGTGCTCGTGGAGGGCACGGACGAGGACTTCCTGCCGCGCCAGGGCATGCCCAAGGCGCAGGACCGGGCCCTGCTGGAGCGCTTCGCCGAGAAGCAGGGGCTCGCCGTGGAGTTCATCCAGGCGCCGGCCTTCGACCAGCTCATCCCCATGCTGCGCGAGGGCCGGGGGGATCTCATCGCCGCCGACCTGACGGTGACGCCCGCCCGCGCCAAGGAGATCGCCTTCACCCGCCCGCTCCGGGTGGTGAGCGAGTTCGTCGTCGGCAAGCGCGGCGCGGCGGAGCTGCCTCGGAAGCCGGAGCAGCTCGCGGGCCGCACCGTCCATGTGCGCGAGAGCAACTCCTTCGTCGACTCGCTCCGGGAGCTGGCCCAGGGCAAGGCTTCCGGGCTCGTCATCGCGCCGGTGCCCGAGTCCACCGAGACCGAGGAGATCGTCTATCAGGTGTCTCGTGGCGAGCTTCCTCTCACGGTGGCCGACAGCCACCTGCTCACCGCCATCGAGGCCTACAACCCGGACGTGGAGCGGCTCTTCCCCATCGCCGAGGGCCGGCAGATCGCCTGGGCCGTCCGCCAGGAGAACCCCGGGCTGAAGCTCGCCCTGGACTCCTTCATCACCGAGCACGTCCTCACCGAGTACGCCTCCGAGCGCTTCACGGGCGATCTCGCGGCCATCCGCAAGCGCGGCGTGCTGCGCGTCCTCACCCGGAACAACCCCATCACCTACTTCCTGCACCGGGGCGAGCAGTACGGCTTCGACTTCGAGCTGGCCCGGGCCGCCGCCGAGGAGATGGGCGTGCGGCTGGAGATCGTCGTGCCCCCCTCGCGCGATCTGCTCATCCCCTGGCTCAACGAGGGCAGGGGAGACGTCATCGCCGCCTCGCTCACCGTCACGCCCGAGCGCTCGGCGGAGGTGGCCTTCTCGCGCCCCTACCTCTTCGTGGAGGAGGTGCTCGTGCAGCGCGCCAGCGGACCCAAGCTGGCTTCGCTCGCCGAGCTGAAGGGCCAGAAGATCCACGTCCGCGCCTCCTCCAGCTACCACTCCACGCTGCTCGCGCTCCAGAAGACCCATGGGCCCTTCGAGATCGTCCAGGAGCCGGAGGACCTCGAGACGGAGGCGCTGCTCGACCGGGTGGCCGAGGGCGAGATCCCCTTCACCGTCGCCGACAGCCACCTGCTCACCGCCGAGCAGTCCTACCGGGACGGGCTCGAGGCCGCGTTCCCGCTCCCCGTGGAGGGCGCTCCCGCGAGCAAGGAGGGCTCCCGGGGCATCGCCTTCGCCGTGCGCAAGGACGCGACGAAGCTGCGCGGCTTCCTGGATGGCTTCGTGAAGAAGATGTACCGCGGCACCCTCTACAACATGTGGCGCAAGCGCTACTTCGAGAACTCGCGCCGCGTCACCGAGGCCAAGGTGGAGCGCGTGGAGGTGTCCGGCACCCTGTCGCCGTATGACTCGATCTTCCAGTCGTACTCGTCCCGCTACGGCATGGACTGGCGGCTGATGGCCGCGCAGGCGTACCAGGAGAGCCGCTTCAACCCCAAGCTCAAGAGCTGGGTCGGCGCCATCGGCCTGTTCCAGGTGATGCCCGCCACCGGCCGCCAGCTCGGGTTCCGCAAGCTGGAGGACCCCGATGAGGGGACGCACGCGGGCGTCATGTACATGCAGCAGCTCGTGAACCGCTTCGAGCCCGGCATCCCCTTCAAGCACCGGCTGCGCTTCGCGCTGGCCTCCTACAACGCCGGCTACGGCCATGTGCAGGACGCGCGGCGCATCGCCAGGGAGAAGGGGTGGAACCCGGACAAGTGGTTCGGGCACGTGGAGAAGGCCATGCTCCTGCTCGAGCGGCCCCAGTACTACCGCCGCGCCCGCTACGGCTACTGCCGTGGCTCCGAGCCGGTGAAGTACGTCTCGGAGATCCAGAACCGCTACGTCAGCTACGTCGATCTGATCCCTCACTGA
- a CDS encoding VOC family protein, with translation MKVRDIEASKRFYRAVFEALGIPFGGERPGAFWADEFYVSAEEPVTQKMHLAFQAKDRETVHRFHAAALAGGGRDNGGPGERHYHPGYYAAFALDPDGNNIEAVFHGPSRRSAESIVVTPGG, from the coding sequence TTGAAGGTCCGCGATATCGAGGCGAGCAAGCGCTTCTACCGGGCCGTCTTCGAAGCGCTGGGCATTCCCTTCGGTGGAGAGCGCCCGGGCGCGTTCTGGGCCGATGAGTTCTACGTCAGCGCGGAGGAGCCGGTGACCCAGAAGATGCACCTGGCCTTCCAGGCCAAGGACCGGGAGACGGTGCACCGCTTCCACGCCGCCGCGCTCGCGGGAGGAGGGCGCGACAACGGCGGACCGGGCGAGCGCCACTACCACCCGGGCTACTACGCCGCCTTCGCGCTCGACCCGGATGGCAACAACATCGAGGCCGTCTTCCACGGGCCCTCGCGGCGCTCGGCGGAGTCCATCGTCGTGACTCCCGGGGGCTGA
- a CDS encoding ATP-binding protein produces the protein MSASTKPQLASDTIEDTTLLRALMEAERVSPEGSLFLSPLRDPEGTITDFECIHSNPAAESILGPTPGGLSGQRLRKLLPERDAVGWLAVLCAAEASGQSVTAELSAARADSRGEGWLHCTAMKLRGFLIARFRDISSSRRTEEALQQTRNRMVEILEGNPGAFFSVDANWNFTYVNERTEEISGTSREQMLGRSLWQMLPLLTAPPRDQAFRRIMAERVPAHFEVQLPPNRWFEVHAYPSGQGMSAFFREIGEQKKLEAERDALLAREYSLRLEAEALAQHRAKELLAAQEKLVQSEKLAVAGQFAAGVGHEINNPLSFVIGNLHFAMEYLGGLSEPLPDTEVLQEPLEALKDARAGAERIRAILTDLKRFARADESLLGPVDVREALEFSISMAMPHIRHRAQVDRRYNPVPTVLGNEAKLGQVFLNLLMNAAQAIPEGDVARHRITITTRMENGRVVVEVSDTGRGMTPEVLERAFQPFFTTRNVGDGMGLGLSICLGLVQSMKGEMSATSRPGVGSTFRVVLPTSTQPAPLLTPMSAARASRPKRVLVIDDEPGIAAVFKRIIGRSHEVVVVQSGREALALLEKDDAFDRIFCDLMMADLTGMDVYEALASRQKDCLDRFVFMTGGSFTERARTFLQTVPFPRIDKPFDPEHIRTLIAQAPPNPGPRA, from the coding sequence ATGTCCGCCTCAACCAAACCACAGCTCGCGTCGGACACCATCGAGGACACCACGCTGTTGCGCGCGCTCATGGAGGCCGAGCGCGTCTCTCCCGAGGGCAGCCTGTTCCTGTCGCCCCTGCGCGACCCCGAGGGGACGATCACGGACTTCGAGTGCATCCACTCCAACCCGGCCGCCGAGTCCATCCTGGGCCCCACCCCGGGGGGGCTGAGCGGACAGCGGCTCCGCAAGCTCCTGCCGGAGCGTGACGCGGTGGGCTGGCTGGCGGTGCTCTGCGCGGCGGAGGCGTCGGGCCAGTCCGTCACGGCGGAGCTGTCCGCGGCCCGTGCGGACAGCCGGGGCGAGGGCTGGCTCCACTGTACGGCGATGAAGCTCCGGGGCTTCCTCATCGCGCGCTTTCGGGACATCAGCTCCTCGCGGCGGACCGAGGAGGCGCTGCAGCAGACGCGCAACCGCATGGTGGAGATCCTGGAGGGAAACCCGGGTGCCTTCTTCTCGGTGGACGCGAACTGGAACTTCACCTACGTCAACGAGCGCACCGAGGAGATCTCCGGCACGTCGCGCGAGCAGATGCTGGGTCGCAGCCTGTGGCAGATGCTCCCGCTGCTGACGGCGCCGCCGCGGGATCAGGCCTTCCGCCGCATCATGGCGGAGCGGGTCCCCGCGCACTTCGAGGTCCAGCTGCCGCCGAACCGCTGGTTCGAGGTGCACGCCTATCCCTCGGGGCAGGGCATGTCCGCCTTCTTCCGGGAGATCGGCGAGCAGAAGAAGCTGGAGGCCGAGCGCGACGCGCTGCTGGCCCGGGAATACTCGCTGCGCCTGGAGGCGGAGGCGCTGGCGCAGCACCGCGCGAAGGAGCTGCTCGCGGCGCAGGAGAAGCTCGTGCAGTCGGAGAAGCTGGCGGTGGCCGGGCAGTTCGCGGCGGGCGTGGGGCACGAGATCAACAACCCGCTGTCCTTCGTGATCGGCAACCTGCACTTCGCCATGGAGTACCTGGGAGGGCTGTCGGAGCCACTGCCGGACACGGAGGTGCTCCAGGAGCCGCTCGAGGCGCTGAAGGACGCGCGCGCGGGGGCCGAGCGCATCCGGGCCATCCTCACGGACCTGAAGCGCTTCGCGCGGGCGGACGAGTCGCTGCTGGGGCCTGTGGACGTGCGCGAGGCGCTGGAGTTCAGCATCTCCATGGCCATGCCGCACATCCGCCACCGGGCGCAGGTGGACCGGCGCTACAACCCGGTGCCGACGGTGCTGGGCAACGAGGCCAAGCTGGGGCAGGTGTTCCTCAACCTGCTGATGAACGCCGCGCAGGCCATCCCCGAGGGGGACGTGGCGCGCCACCGCATCACCATCACCACGCGGATGGAGAACGGGCGGGTGGTGGTGGAGGTGAGCGACACGGGCCGCGGCATGACGCCGGAGGTGCTGGAGCGCGCCTTCCAGCCCTTCTTCACCACGCGGAACGTGGGCGACGGCATGGGGCTGGGGCTGTCCATCTGCCTGGGGCTGGTGCAGAGCATGAAGGGGGAGATGAGCGCCACGAGCCGGCCGGGCGTGGGGAGCACGTTCCGGGTGGTGCTGCCGACGAGCACGCAGCCGGCGCCGCTGCTGACGCCCATGTCGGCGGCGCGAGCGTCCCGTCCCAAGCGGGTGCTGGTCATCGACGACGAGCCGGGCATCGCCGCGGTGTTCAAGCGCATCATCGGCCGCTCGCACGAGGTGGTGGTGGTGCAGAGCGGGCGGGAGGCGCTGGCGCTGCTGGAGAAGGACGACGCCTTCGATCGCATCTTCTGCGATCTGATGATGGCGGACCTCACGGGCATGGACGTGTACGAGGCGTTGGCGTCCCGCCAGAAGGACTGCCTGGACCGGTTCGTCTTCATGACGGGCGGCAGCTTCACGGAGCGCGCGCGCACCTTCCTTCAGACGGTGCCCTTCCCGCGCATCGACAAGCCCTTCGATCCCGAGCACATCCGCACGCTGATCGCCCAGGCGCCGCCCAACCCCGGGCCCCGCGCCTGA
- a CDS encoding endopeptidase: MRHVAKLLACLALLLSVSSQAIVPPQPTPSTLSSKAFFKPELYLPITNEPLQDMQTRMSAVSASAWNDFFARNGRDFHVYVDPRTGAATAIQGVIPLIPGDGVGNKVTLQSVRQQLGRAVAQVDEAVVADLIVKFIADNAPAIGVDPLHLGEPRVTAVTEHLWHVHIPQQVNGVPVREARVAAVISHGNLILLGTEAWAHPKLSTRPVMSAQQAMGSAGDYLGLFETPGELWKQPTLEIAPLARADVSKGQTFVGSFGQGYTHALVWTYGFQRPGENERWKVTVDAQTNEVLAIEDDNHYLDASITGGVYPSTNIEVCASNETCGTMQPNSPMPWANTGLASPNNYTDGAGVYSYTSGTATTTLSGKYVKIADSCGSVSFSSATGNMNLGGVNGNHDCTTGGGGAGNTAAARSSFYELNKLKEQARGWLPNNTWLQGVLTSNVNLSSTCNAFWNGSTVNFYKSGGGCRNTGEIGAVFDHEWGHGMDDFDSNGTLSNSSEGYADIAAIYRLQTSCVGYGFFHTSDKGCGQTPDGSGYNVNEAQTGAAHCATQCSGVRDADWAKHSDNTPDTPQNHVCPRCSSSTGPCGRQVHCAAAPARQAAWDLVARDLRAAPFNYDSNTAFIVANKIFYQGSGNVGTWHSCDCTAGTSNGCGATNGYMSWLAADDDNGNLNDGTPHMSAIYAAFNRHNIACNTPAPVNSGCAGGPTAAPSATATPGDGQVSLSWTTTSGASQYWVMKTEGFAGCNFGKAKVATVTGTTYTDSEVANGRQYCYSIVGAASNAACYGEASTCVCATPSCTAPSAPALASPASGATGVDFAAVLDWADVSGATYDVQVASDSAFASVVASASGLTASTWTAAPALAANSTFYWRVRAANSCGGASAWSSARSFTTRGCTVLAAPTLSAPANGATGVSATATLDWTDVTGASAYEVQVATDSAFTNVVAANTAAAASTWAVSPALNANTTYYWRARAKDTCGAGTYSGASSFTTANLCTPQVATYNATLKVPSCTAACGCDTGTTAIKGRGTMTSGNETNRPNTLGSTCADGNSGTYQTDESLEQISLKSTDEGTLAPGKQVKVDVRVWCYDSTDRLDLYYATNPTAASPTWTALATSLACPSTRGFYTFSHTFTLNASATGQQALRAGFRYGGSAGTCVSGSYNDRDDLVFTVSAPLAKSTPTKSTPTRATQGRRADR; this comes from the coding sequence ATGCGCCATGTCGCGAAGTTGCTTGCCTGTCTCGCACTGCTGTTGTCGGTGTCGAGCCAGGCGATCGTTCCCCCGCAGCCCACTCCGAGCACGCTGTCGAGCAAGGCTTTCTTCAAGCCGGAGCTCTACCTGCCCATCACCAACGAGCCGCTCCAGGACATGCAGACGAGGATGTCCGCGGTGAGCGCCAGTGCGTGGAACGACTTCTTCGCGCGCAACGGCCGGGACTTCCACGTGTACGTGGATCCGCGCACGGGCGCCGCCACCGCCATCCAGGGCGTGATTCCGCTCATCCCGGGAGACGGCGTGGGCAACAAGGTGACGCTGCAGAGCGTGCGCCAGCAGCTCGGCCGCGCCGTGGCGCAGGTGGACGAGGCGGTGGTGGCCGACCTCATCGTCAAGTTCATCGCGGACAACGCGCCGGCCATCGGCGTGGACCCGCTGCACCTGGGCGAGCCGCGCGTGACGGCGGTGACGGAGCACCTGTGGCACGTCCACATCCCGCAGCAGGTGAACGGGGTGCCGGTGCGCGAGGCGCGCGTGGCGGCCGTCATCAGCCACGGCAACCTCATCCTCCTGGGCACCGAGGCCTGGGCCCACCCGAAGCTGTCCACCAGGCCGGTGATGTCGGCGCAGCAGGCGATGGGCAGCGCCGGTGACTACCTGGGCCTGTTCGAGACGCCGGGCGAGCTGTGGAAGCAGCCCACGCTCGAGATCGCCCCCCTGGCCCGCGCGGACGTGTCCAAGGGCCAGACGTTCGTAGGCAGCTTCGGCCAGGGCTACACCCACGCCCTGGTGTGGACCTACGGCTTCCAGCGCCCCGGGGAGAACGAGCGCTGGAAGGTGACGGTGGATGCGCAGACCAACGAGGTGCTCGCCATCGAGGACGACAACCACTACCTGGACGCCAGCATCACCGGCGGCGTCTACCCGTCCACCAACATCGAGGTGTGCGCCTCGAACGAGACGTGCGGCACGATGCAGCCGAACTCGCCGATGCCCTGGGCCAACACGGGCCTGGCCTCGCCGAACAACTACACGGACGGCGCCGGCGTCTACAGCTACACCTCCGGCACGGCCACCACGACGCTGTCCGGCAAGTACGTGAAGATCGCCGACTCGTGCGGCTCCGTGAGCTTCAGCTCCGCCACGGGCAACATGAACCTGGGCGGCGTCAACGGCAACCACGACTGCACCACGGGCGGTGGCGGCGCGGGCAACACCGCGGCGGCGCGCTCCTCCTTCTATGAGCTCAACAAGCTCAAGGAGCAGGCCCGCGGCTGGCTGCCCAACAACACCTGGCTCCAGGGCGTGCTGACCTCCAACGTCAACCTCTCCAGCACGTGCAACGCCTTCTGGAACGGCTCCACCGTCAACTTCTACAAGAGCGGCGGCGGCTGCCGGAACACGGGCGAGATCGGCGCCGTGTTCGACCACGAGTGGGGCCACGGCATGGACGACTTCGACTCCAACGGCACGCTGAGCAACTCCAGCGAGGGCTACGCGGACATCGCGGCCATCTACCGCCTGCAGACCTCGTGCGTGGGCTACGGCTTCTTCCACACCTCCGACAAGGGCTGCGGCCAGACGCCGGACGGCTCGGGCTACAACGTGAACGAGGCGCAGACGGGCGCGGCCCACTGCGCCACGCAGTGCTCCGGCGTGCGTGACGCCGACTGGGCGAAGCACTCGGACAACACCCCGGACACCCCGCAGAACCACGTCTGCCCGCGGTGCAGCTCCAGCACGGGCCCCTGCGGCCGCCAGGTGCACTGCGCCGCCGCTCCGGCGCGCCAGGCCGCCTGGGATCTCGTCGCGCGGGACTTGCGCGCGGCGCCGTTCAACTACGACTCGAACACCGCCTTCATCGTCGCCAACAAGATCTTCTACCAGGGCAGCGGCAACGTGGGCACGTGGCACTCGTGCGACTGCACCGCGGGCACCTCCAACGGCTGCGGCGCCACCAACGGCTACATGTCCTGGCTGGCGGCGGACGACGACAACGGCAACCTGAACGACGGCACGCCGCACATGTCCGCCATCTACGCGGCCTTCAACCGCCACAACATCGCCTGCAACACCCCGGCGCCGGTGAACAGCGGCTGCGCGGGCGGCCCCACCGCGGCGCCCTCCGCCACGGCCACCCCGGGTGACGGCCAGGTGTCCCTGAGCTGGACGACCACCAGCGGCGCCTCGCAGTACTGGGTGATGAAGACCGAGGGCTTCGCCGGCTGCAACTTCGGCAAGGCCAAGGTCGCCACGGTGACGGGCACCACCTACACCGACAGCGAGGTCGCCAACGGCCGGCAGTACTGCTACTCGATCGTCGGCGCCGCCTCGAACGCCGCCTGCTACGGCGAGGCCAGCACCTGCGTCTGCGCGACGCCGTCCTGCACCGCGCCCTCCGCTCCGGCCCTGGCCAGCCCGGCCAGCGGCGCCACCGGCGTGGACTTCGCCGCGGTGCTCGACTGGGCGGACGTGTCGGGCGCCACCTACGACGTGCAGGTGGCCAGCGACTCGGCCTTCGCCAGCGTGGTGGCCTCGGCCTCCGGGCTGACGGCCAGCACCTGGACGGCGGCGCCGGCCCTGGCCGCCAACTCCACCTTCTACTGGCGTGTGCGCGCGGCCAACAGCTGCGGCGGCGCCAGCGCCTGGTCCTCGGCCCGCAGCTTCACCACGCGCGGCTGCACGGTGCTCGCGGCGCCCACCCTGTCCGCCCCCGCCAACGGCGCCACCGGCGTCTCGGCCACGGCGACCCTGGACTGGACGGACGTCACCGGCGCCTCCGCCTACGAGGTGCAGGTGGCCACCGACTCGGCCTTCACCAACGTGGTGGCGGCCAACACGGCGGCGGCGGCCAGCACCTGGGCCGTCTCCCCGGCGCTGAACGCCAACACCACCTACTACTGGCGGGCGCGCGCCAAGGACACCTGCGGCGCGGGCACCTACAGCGGCGCCTCCAGCTTCACCACGGCGAACCTCTGCACGCCGCAGGTGGCCACCTACAACGCCACGCTCAAGGTCCCGAGCTGCACCGCCGCGTGCGGCTGTGACACCGGCACCACCGCCATCAAGGGCCGTGGCACGATGACCAGCGGCAACGAGACCAACCGGCCCAACACCCTGGGCAGCACCTGCGCCGATGGCAACTCCGGCACCTACCAGACGGACGAGAGCCTCGAGCAGATCAGCCTGAAGAGCACGGACGAGGGCACCCTCGCCCCGGGCAAGCAGGTGAAGGTGGACGTGAGGGTGTGGTGCTATGACTCCACGGACAGGCTGGACCTGTACTACGCGACGAACCCCACGGCGGCCTCGCCCACCTGGACGGCGCTGGCCACGTCGCTGGCCTGCCCCTCCACGCGCGGCTTCTACACCTTCAGCCACACCTTCACGCTGAACGCCTCGGCCACCGGCCAGCAGGCCCTCCGCGCCGGCTTCCGGTATGGTGGCTCGGCGGGCACCTGCGTCTCGGGCAGCTACAACGACCGCGACGACCTGGTCTTCACGGTCTCCGCGCCGCTGGCGAAGTCCACGCCCACGAAGTCCACGCCGACCCGGGCGACGCAGGGCCGCCGGGCGGACCGCTGA
- a CDS encoding ArnT family glycosyltransferase, which produces MRRLLLSARQLCTRHPVALGVFGTFLLCLLLRLLYLLGAPDRDWPFSIFFYGDTRFFHGYALDWVRDRPAQASLPYHPPLFPAFLGLLYQLLGEPRGSAFPYKLSLAVLNSATVAFSFWWWRRVLGTGWSLLAAGLFSASFGWLLLSTTYSNEVLYALFLSATCWLVLQSTRGLTWGAAVLLGAIMGLGSLTRAEHLYLWPFLLAYVAFDRERQVPWKPQLVRWAVAGAVCLAVLAPWSVRNARVLQELNARNPDLEPLPELTLVTVYGPINFAMANNAQATGGFTPDVINQLGVSGNLDVANPAQRRLLLHGYAEGLRWMAEHPGDAAPLLLRKLDRWLDGLSLGLGASDFPSGLRGARPPVDVFVPESTWLKWPLTLLLLLGAALSLRAPHRAFSLFTLVVLHRLLITLAFFGYARGLLAIFPALLPLLLLPAKVLASRRPGLAGKLPALAAAALLLLWLEAGVLALREPRSFSASGTTERTGGKLIQDDWVQIWPKT; this is translated from the coding sequence ATGCGCCGGCTCCTCCTCAGCGCGCGACAGCTTTGCACGCGGCACCCGGTCGCCCTGGGCGTCTTCGGGACGTTCCTGCTCTGCCTGCTGCTCCGGCTGCTGTACCTGCTGGGCGCGCCGGACCGGGACTGGCCGTTCTCCATCTTCTTCTATGGAGACACCCGCTTCTTCCATGGGTACGCCCTGGACTGGGTGAGGGACAGGCCAGCCCAGGCCTCGCTCCCGTACCACCCGCCCCTGTTCCCCGCGTTCCTCGGGCTGCTCTACCAGCTCCTGGGAGAGCCGCGCGGCAGCGCCTTCCCCTACAAGCTGAGCCTCGCGGTGCTGAACTCGGCCACGGTGGCGTTCTCCTTCTGGTGGTGGCGCCGGGTGCTGGGCACGGGCTGGAGCCTGCTCGCCGCGGGGCTCTTCTCGGCGAGCTTCGGCTGGCTGCTGCTCTCCACCACGTACAGCAACGAGGTGCTGTACGCGCTCTTCCTCTCCGCCACGTGCTGGCTCGTGCTCCAGTCCACCCGAGGCCTCACGTGGGGAGCCGCCGTGCTCCTGGGCGCCATCATGGGCCTGGGCTCGCTGACGCGGGCCGAGCACCTCTACCTCTGGCCCTTCCTCCTGGCCTACGTCGCCTTCGACCGGGAGCGGCAGGTGCCCTGGAAGCCCCAGCTCGTCCGCTGGGCGGTGGCGGGGGCCGTCTGCCTGGCGGTGCTGGCCCCGTGGAGCGTGCGCAACGCGCGGGTGCTCCAGGAGCTCAACGCGCGCAACCCGGACCTCGAGCCGCTCCCGGAGCTGACCCTGGTCACCGTGTACGGGCCCATCAACTTCGCCATGGCGAACAACGCCCAGGCCACGGGCGGCTTCACGCCGGACGTCATCAACCAGCTCGGCGTGAGCGGCAACCTCGACGTGGCCAACCCGGCCCAGCGCCGCCTGCTGCTCCACGGCTACGCGGAGGGCCTGCGCTGGATGGCCGAGCACCCCGGCGACGCGGCCCCCCTGCTCCTGCGCAAGCTGGACCGCTGGCTGGACGGGCTGAGCCTGGGGCTCGGGGCCTCCGACTTCCCCTCGGGGCTGCGCGGCGCCCGGCCTCCCGTGGACGTCTTCGTGCCCGAGAGCACCTGGCTCAAGTGGCCGCTCACGCTGCTGCTGCTGCTCGGGGCGGCGCTCTCGCTACGCGCGCCCCACCGCGCCTTCAGCCTCTTCACCCTCGTGGTGCTGCACCGCCTGCTCATCACCCTGGCCTTCTTCGGCTACGCGCGAGGGCTGCTGGCCATCTTCCCGGCCCTGCTCCCGCTGCTGCTCCTGCCCGCGAAGGTGCTGGCCTCCCGCCGCCCCGGCCTCGCCGGCAAGCTGCCCGCGCTCGCCGCCGCCGCCCTGCTCCTCCTCTGGCTCGAGGCCGGAGTGCTGGCGCTGCGCGAGCCCCGCTCCTTCTCGGCCAGCGGCACCACGGAGAGGACGGGCGGCAAGCTCATCCAGGATGACTGGGTACAGATCTGGCCGAAAACTTGA